The DNA window GACGAGAACCATGTCCGTTCAAATCATCACCGACAGCGGGGCGGACTTGCCGCAATCGTACATCCGCGAGCATCACATCGCCTTTTTGCCGCTTGTCGTCCATTGGAGCGGCCAAGACTACGAAGATGGGGTGACGATCGCACCGAAACAAGTGTATGACGCCATGCGCCAAGGACACGCGGTGAAAACGGCCCAACCGAGCCCGTTGGCGATGAAGGAGCTGTTTTTGCCGTACGCCAAAGAAAATCGGTCATGCTTATACATCGCCTTTTCTTCGAGATTATCCGGTACATACCAGACCGCCATGACCGTCCGCAACGAACTGCTTGAGGAATACCCTGAGTTTCGCCTGACGATCATCGACTCGAAATGCGCTTCGCTCGGCCAAGGGCTCGCCGTTATGAAAGCGGTCGAGTTGGCGGAGCAAAACACGCCGTACAACTTGCTTTGTGAAACAATCGAGGCGTACTGCCGCCATATGGAACATATCTTCACCGTCGACAATCTCGAATATTTGGCGCGCGGCGGCCGCATCAGCAAAACCGCGGCGGCCTTCGGGGGCTTGCTCAACATCAAGCCGCTCCTCCATGTCGAAGACGGTGCCCTCGTTCCGCTTGAAAAGCTGCGCGGACGGAAAAAAGTGTTGAAACGCATGGTCGAGTTGATGGGCGAGCGCGGCGATGACTTGCAAAAACAAACGATCGGCATCAGCCATGCCGATGATGAAGAAACAGCGCTTGAACTGAAGCGGATGATCGAAGAAACGCACGGCTGCACGCACTTTTTCCTCTCCGACATCGGCAGCGCCATCGGCGCTCACGCCGGACCGGGGACGATTGCTCTGTTTTTTCTGAATCAATACATGGAAACCTGACGACACCCCCTAGAAGCGAAACAGAGGCGCCTGCCCAACACAGGCGCCTGTCCCCACCACCGAAGTTGATCAAGAAGATTGTAGTAGTACGTTTTGGACCGCATCCGCCCATCCGTGAAAATGAGTCGCTGCTCCTCAAACCGATTCAAATAGCGCCGAACCGTCCCTTCCGGCAAACTAGTCAACTCCGCCATCCGTTTGGCGGTAAAAATCGGGTGTCGGAACATGACATTGACAACGATTTGAATATAGCGGCATTCCTACTTCCCCTTTCCATAAACTACCTCACCGCATTTCAATATCGTTCCTTTCCATTTGCCCATACTAATGGCGAATGACCGAAGCAAAAGGAGGACGACTGATGGCAAACACAAGCGACAACGACAAAAAAGCGCGCGACAACCAAGCGAAGCGCCACGAGAAAAACATGATGCGCGAGAAAAACCGCGAAGCTGGGAAGTTTGCGTATTCGAAGAAGACGAATCATTTATGACAGGCGCAACGAAAGGCGGATCGAACCGCCTTTTTTGTTTTGCTTTCTTCATTTCCGCATAATCCTATATTCCCGATCCAAAGACGAAACGGACCTTCTAGTCCTTTGCTTATGGTTGCCTTCCTTCCCACCATTTTCTATAATGAAAGTACATCACACGCCCGGGAGGTCGCATATGTCGAAAGAAAGCTCGTTTGATATTGTCTCCAAAGTCGATTTGGCGGAAGTGGCGAACGCCATCAACATCGCGATGAAAGAAATCAAAACGCGCTATGACTTTAAAGGAAGCAAAAGCGACATTTCGCTCGAGAAAGACGAGCTTGTTCTCATCTCCGACGACGAGTTTAAGCTTGAGCAGTTGAAGGACGTTCTGATTGGCAAGCTCATTAAGCGCGGGGTGGCGACGAAAAACATCCAATACGGCAAAATCGAGCCGGCCTCAGGCGGCACGGTGCGCCAACGCGCCAAGCTCGTCCAAGGGATCGACAAAGAGAACGCGAAAAAGATCAATACGATCATTAAAAACACGGGGCTGAAAGTGAAAAGCCAAGTGCAGGACGACCAAATCCGCGTCAGCGGCAAAAGCAAAGATGACTTGCAAAAGGTGATCGCCGCCATTCGCGAAGCGGATTTGCCGATTGAGGTGCAGTTTGTGAATTATCGTTAATTGCGGATGAGAGAATTCTCAATCCGCTTTTTTGTTTTACAGGCAGAACGCTCGAAGATCTTGATTTCAGAAAAAATGGAGATCTTTCAATTCTTTCTTTTTGGAGAAATAGGATCAGCATCATTTTTTGTTTTTGCCAATCGCACCGAGCGGAGCGAAAAACTTGTTTTTAACCAGCCTTACAAGAAATTTGAAAGAAAAGCTAGACGACACGTTTCTTTTATTGCGAGGTGG is part of the Geobacillus sp. 46C-IIa genome and encodes:
- a CDS encoding DegV family protein, giving the protein MSVQIITDSGADLPQSYIREHHIAFLPLVVHWSGQDYEDGVTIAPKQVYDAMRQGHAVKTAQPSPLAMKELFLPYAKENRSCLYIAFSSRLSGTYQTAMTVRNELLEEYPEFRLTIIDSKCASLGQGLAVMKAVELAEQNTPYNLLCETIEAYCRHMEHIFTVDNLEYLARGGRISKTAAAFGGLLNIKPLLHVEDGALVPLEKLRGRKKVLKRMVELMGERGDDLQKQTIGISHADDEETALELKRMIEETHGCTHFFLSDIGSAIGAHAGPGTIALFFLNQYMET
- a CDS encoding DUF3941 domain-containing protein; this encodes MANTSDNDKKARDNQAKRHEKNMMREKNREAGKFAYSKKTNHL
- a CDS encoding YajQ family cyclic di-GMP-binding protein; this encodes MSKESSFDIVSKVDLAEVANAINIAMKEIKTRYDFKGSKSDISLEKDELVLISDDEFKLEQLKDVLIGKLIKRGVATKNIQYGKIEPASGGTVRQRAKLVQGIDKENAKKINTIIKNTGLKVKSQVQDDQIRVSGKSKDDLQKVIAAIREADLPIEVQFVNYR